The following DNA comes from Vigna radiata var. radiata cultivar VC1973A chromosome 4, Vradiata_ver6, whole genome shotgun sequence.
AGAATAAGataatgaattgaaaatacaactagaaaaatttgaaaaaaggtGACATTATTGCTGCTTACCCGGTGCAGGAATGGGAACAAAATAACCTTTAATTTGTTCTTAACATAGTGATCATTCACTTGAAAGTAGTATTGGGGATCAGAGAAATACCGGCTTATCTGTAGTTGAgcagataaaaatatttaaaaaaaatactttgaatcCACAACtccatataatatctataatttagCTAATATGCTAACTAAAGATACAAAAATTATCTCAGCTGCATTGGTTTTTCTCCAAAATCAAAGGAACCTGACTTAATTTAAATGTAAGCATTGTTGAAGTGACAACATTTGCCATATATGAAATAGATTCAAAAGTGAATTGCAATAATtcacaacatttaaatttactataaaaggattaaaaagTAAATGCAAAATATTAAGATGCTAAGTTGTAtggtataattattttttatcatcaacagGCAAGCTTTGTTTCTGATCAGCAGATAAGCATTTGCTCAAATGATATACCAAACAGCTTAGAAACACGGTACTCAATAGGTATAtatgttttctaaaaaaaaagcAGTTTTCCACACACAATTTAGATGCAAGGAAGAAGAtgcaaaacaagaaagaaaCTAAACATACGAAAAGCTAAAATGAGAGACAAACAAGAAATCAGATATAATTTTGTCAACCATGAATTAGCATGTCAAATtacattattcaataaaaagaatgataaaaCGACGATACGTACATTGCTTTGGACGTACTCAGAACTTGATCCTAATATTTTTTCTCCATATGCACCCAATCCACCTCGAATGAGTCCTGATCCAGCAGCATTAAATGCATTTCCAAACAAATTAGGCTGTGAGCTCGTTGGAGGTTGAGGATGCAGTTGAGGTCCCCCCGGTGGCATCCCAACATTATTATACATTCTACTGCACATAAAAAAGCATACAATCAATCAGAACTTAGACATAACTTTTTTCTAGGTTCTAtggagatttaaaaaaaaaaaaaaaaaaaaaaaaactacagcTGCCATATCAGCCACTTCAACAATATTTTTAGACTCTCCAGCTTCAATTGTGGTTACATTGGCCACAATTTTGCAGAATGTCATGACACTGCAATCACAACCGCAACTTAAAACCATGATTGGACctaagatgaaagaaaaaaatgggaaTGTGGGGATTGAAGTTAAACCCCACCACATAACCAGAGCCACCTAAAAAGTACTAGATATATAACCACTTGATGCACTAAATCaaataagtaaaaagaaaaaaaaaaataatgtctcATGACATGAATAAATCATCTACCTAAAACATAACAAGCCAAAGAGATGCCAATATCCATTCCAGTTCAGATGTAAAGATGACAGTCGGCTAAATCATGGGGGTAACCGTAAACTCACTCTCCCGACCCATCCAAGTTCCCAATTTGTTGATAccaaattttatatgttttattaatacaATGCTCCGTGGGGGTTTAAGAAAGAACAACATGAACTTCAAGTTGCTTCAGTAAAatacacaaacacaaataaGATAGAGAAAATGGGGATTGGTAATACccgtttgaaaaataaaaaagggatTTAAATCAGCAGCGCGTTAAGCAATTATGAGCAATGAGATGAGCACAAGAGGAACGGTTCGTTTTGATATGATAGCTTTAAGGTCGAAGAAGCCCAAATAAAGAGAACAAGAATAGTTAGTAAGGAGATATTGGGGGGTGGCACAAATCAGGAACAACCCAATAGCAAAGAGGTATGACAGAATGCAAATTTGTAAGCTTTAGAGCAAACAAAGGCGCAGAGAGAAAGAGGGTGATCTATGATTGAAatgcaaaaaatacaaaatgataatgaaaaattttaaaggaaaagaagaaggaacCTGAATAGAGAGGGTGCAGAGTCAACAAGAGAAACGCGTTTGGTAGATGAATTGAATAAAGAAGACAGAGAAGAAGATCTGACAGTGAAAGTCTCAAGGAACTGAACCGaatcaatcaaattcaaagtTTTTCTACCCTTTTCTACTAATACGCACCGTTTCGGTGCCTCCTTCTCCAATCTTCTCACCCAATATACCAGCAGTGCgtaataatagaaaattgtaaaaattgaattattttaataattgtctattgttaattttttgcttaaataaaagtatttttttaacagAACAAAAAGTAGTTGAAGAAATAGCTGAAAGTTAATacgttttcttctttctaaacATAGGCAGAGGTAGGACaaatgcagaaaataaaataaataagtgagaataaattagaaataaagtgaaaattaaagaaatgtaataaatggtttttaaaaatactatcacttataaattttacatgagacttttataattgaaatctttgtttcaattttaatattttatatataagaattcttgAAAGGATCTtacataatatttgaaaatattataattttaaaagtaaacgaaaaatcttaataaaaattatattttgattttgatgactatttatattattttaaattgttttcatgCGCTGTAAAAGGAAAAGGCTTTTATCCACgacaaaaattgaaatattaattatttgcgTACTCCTAAGAGTATTTGGTTTAAAAgaatggataaaaataaaatgaaaaaaatacttacaaaacctcttttttattttgtttatttcctACCAACAATACGAAGTTAACTTATTTCTCCTTAATTCACTTTATAATTAACAAGTACGTTATTATCGTATGTAACAAGTTAATATATTTCAGATTTCTTGGATAAATTATgcttttataacaatattttattactttttaattaggtaaatattaaaataattttttatattttttatttttaatataataaataattgtaagtttaaaataaaatttttacttttattaatattttaaaatatatgtttaatttttagtggttattgttaatattacattattttgtaaatttaaaattatatattaattttatttttaaaacatatatataattattaaaaattaattatatggaatttaaattaaactaatatagtTAAAGTTGATATATTGAAAGTgtgattttgtaattatattataatatatatatatatatatatatatatatatatatatatatatatattgatctTTATTACACTTATTTGACTATTTATTTccattaatttaaacttttctgcatttttaaatattatttgtaatgtttttcattaattagaaataagaaataaataaagtgtATATGTGTTTTCTATTGGTGGAAAACTTGTCTGCTACTACATCTCCAAGGAGCATTTGCTCTATGAATAAAATtgcatgtaaaataaaatatattatcaattttttcaatcaaattgtAACACATGAATGcttattttaagttatataaagtgtatttaacaaaaaatgatttattggTGAAAATAACATTCACTTgctataattttattgttaaactttattgtaaattttaaataaaaattatttattttaatttcattcttttcttattgaattttttaacgAGGAAGACAAGATTAAGAGAAAGGAAGATGGACATGGATGGAAAAATACAAttctttaaaacttaaaaaagttattatataagCACTATTTTGGaagtattaatttttaagaatttgattacaaaattcaaaaaactaggaggattttaataatttgttctatttagtagagaaaaaaattgttaatatgcaACACAACcagtcataaaaatatataaaactaatcattaatttatttatttttaataaatactaaagcactggaaaaatgaattttttggGTGAGtaataagcataaaaaaattataaatcttgaATATCCTTTTCTGCACTCTCATCTTCCATTGATGCAGTGTAGTAACCTTGTTCGTCCAAGCAGGTAATGAACGAACCACCTGAACCAACCATACTTTCACTGTTACTGTGTGTACCACTTGCTTCTTGCTGATGAATTTCTCAGAGAGCTTTCGTAAATTGCGTAAAAATCTAcactttttaatgtttttactcTTCTTTGGTAGTTTCCCGAGTTGCAAGAGCTCAAAGTGCAACCCCCAATCTTTAAAACCCTAACTAACAGCATTAGACGATTACTGCATTTAAGCAGTAATCTAACCGATTCTAACAACTCCAAAACATTGAACTATCCGCACTGTACTGGACTTGGATTTTCTTCATGTAACCCTATATGAATTATAATTGTAGTTGGATTATTTCATTCACAATATAAGGTCTTCCTGTTGTAGCTAAAGAATGAGGGGGGTGTAATTCATCGTAATTGACGGGCATTGGTGTTTTTGGTTAAAGGTTTCTAGCCCGCTATCACTTTCAGTATTGCCTGGAAATTCAAAACTACTTGACAGATGCcatattatgaatttattctGCTGCTTGGAGTTGTGACTCTGTTAGATGCCATTGGGATCTCACTATAACTGGTGATATGACAAAAATGGTGTTGATTGTGTATAAGGAGGGGAAACCCTCGCTTCAAGGGCTAGCTTATGGGATTGAATTAGGGTCAAACtcaaattttatgatattattgtGTAGTCTTGTAAAGTTCATGCTTGAGATGCATAATCTTTGATGCGAAAATAATGTATATACGTGAGAACCTCAAGAGCTAGTTTTTAGGGTGGAGTCAGGTTGAAACTAAAATTCTAAGATGTTATTTTGGCTACAGAGTGTATATAGATTTCCTGCGGTGCTTATTAACTTTTTACTATTGTTGGAAACTGATGGTCTGTTTCGAAGTGCTGCATTAAAAGTTTAGGTTCATGGTTTTATTGATTTAGGAATAGTGTTTACACTTAGGGAATTGCTTTATTTACTCTTAATTGTACCTAACCCTGAAATGTGTGTGGTTGAAATCTACAGAGTGCTTTCTTACTCGGGCAATTCATCAAATGTCGAGTCTTTAActgttatgttaaaatatttaataagatcATCTACCATGATCTATTCAACTTTGTAATTTTCAATTTGATCTTCTGAAAAATATTGTTCATTTCAAAATGTGAAGTACTTTCTTTTTTCGATGAACTGTTTTAGTAATATGATTACTGAAATTGTACATGCTAATTTTCTCTTGCAAGGAATGAGTCAATTGCAAGGATCTTCTTCACTTAAACGGAAGCGACAAGACTTGGCCTTAGTGTCGGGATCTATGACAGATGGTGAACGTGTACTGTATAATCTCATACATAGCAAGAAAGACATTGGAATCTGGACAGGCGACATGAAACGAGAAACGAACCTACCCGACAGCATAGTGAAGAAATCCTTAAAGTTGCTTCAATCCAAGAATCTGATAAAGGAGGTTGTTAACATTCAAAACAAAGGTAGAAAACACTACATGGCAGCTGAGTTTGAACCTTCCAAGGAAATCACTGGTGGGGATTGGTATACTCAAGGGAGTCTTGATACTTATTTCATAAACCTTGTAAAGGACGTGTGCTTGAAGTACATTTTCAGGCAGAAAGTTGCAACATGCGATGGAATTTTGGAGTGGAGCAGAAAGAGTGGTGTCTTCACGGTAGGAATCACAGCACAGCAAACAGATGAGATTTTGCGAGCTTTGGTTTTGGATGATGAGATTGAAGAAGTGAAGAGCACTGGAATAGGGGATTTTTCATCTGTTCCTGTTGGCAGAATTTGTTACAGATGCAAAAGTAAAGGTGGCATCAGAGGGGAACAAAAACCAGGTGCCATGGCCTTCATTCCATGTGGAGTTTGTCCCCGAATAAACTTCTGTACACCAGATGGCATTATCTCCCCAAGAACTTGTGTCTATTATCAGAAATGGTTGGACTTCTAAAGATTCAAATAACAGTTCATAGGTTAGATCTGACCCTTATATCTTTCACTCCCATCTTGCAGCTGTTGTCTTTGTATTGCAAACTTATGTATCAAAGCTCCTGCATTAAAGTCAAAGCCTTCAGTGAGGGTTAAAAAGTTCTTCTTATAAGCATGTACTGGTTGGAACACTCTTAGACAGTAATCCCAGTTGGAGGTCTTTCTAATTCGAGTAACCCATCTTTACTACAATTTTCTGAACCCATGAAAACCTAAAAGGAACGAAAATTTGATCATTCCCCAagtaaagggtgtgttttgttttatccactataattttttatccatCTAGCTGTCTATTTTTATTCGTTAATAGTTGTTACAGAAGGAAATATTTGCTACTATTGTTTGTTATTTCAAGTAATAAggtgttcttttttctttcttgtaagtctcataaattcaaacattgtgGGGTGTTTGAAATTAGATTATATCGATAATTGACAATTATTATTACAGTACACGATAATCCAGTCAATTTTATTTAGGTAGTTTTGttgaaaaatgattaattatgtttagatgcaataaaaaaaatcaatttttaccTGAGAAGAGTATATATTAaactagaagaaaaaaagtgttataaaaatcataaattataatttttaaaatcagaaCAACAATCATATTATTAATGTCAATCCATGTGCTTATGGTAAATCATA
Coding sequences within:
- the LOC106758972 gene encoding probable DNA-directed RNA polymerase III subunit rpc6 isoform X1 — encoded protein: MNFSESFRKLRMSQLQGSSSLKRKRQDLALVSGSMTDGERVLYNLIHSKKDIGIWTGDMKRETNLPDSIVKKSLKLLQSKNLIKEVVNIQNKGRKHYMAAEFEPSKEITGGDWYTQGSLDTYFINLVKDVCLKYIFRQKVATCDGILEWSRKSGVFTVGITAQQTDEILRALVLDDEIEEVKSTGIGDFSSVPVGRICYRCKSKGGIRGEQKPGAMAFIPCGVCPRINFCTPDGIISPRTCVYYQKWLDF
- the LOC106758972 gene encoding probable DNA-directed RNA polymerase III subunit rpc6 isoform X2, which codes for MSQLQGSSSLKRKRQDLALVSGSMTDGERVLYNLIHSKKDIGIWTGDMKRETNLPDSIVKKSLKLLQSKNLIKEVVNIQNKGRKHYMAAEFEPSKEITGGDWYTQGSLDTYFINLVKDVCLKYIFRQKVATCDGILEWSRKSGVFTVGITAQQTDEILRALVLDDEIEEVKSTGIGDFSSVPVGRICYRCKSKGGIRGEQKPGAMAFIPCGVCPRINFCTPDGIISPRTCVYYQKWLDF